A section of the Paenibacillus odorifer genome encodes:
- a CDS encoding carbon-nitrogen family hydrolase — protein sequence MPMRISLIQLDIAFGNPAMNYAAVAQKINEAASAAPDCLILPELWTTGYDLTRLEDIGDLEGEITKEFISSLAKQYSINIIAGSVASRNDAGVTNRMYVFNRSGELVGQYSKLHLFQLMEEHLYLQPGETKGLFTLDGILCAGLICYDIRFPEWVRAHTAQGAEILFVCAEWPLPRLSHWRALLISRAIENQCYVVACNRAGSDPANIFAGHSMIIDPWGDIVCEASEEEEILTGDIDLHQVREIRKQIPIFSDRRPELYN from the coding sequence ATACCTATGAGAATATCCCTGATTCAGCTGGATATAGCATTTGGCAATCCCGCTATGAATTATGCTGCTGTTGCCCAGAAAATAAATGAAGCTGCTTCCGCAGCCCCTGATTGTCTGATTCTCCCTGAGCTATGGACCACTGGCTATGATCTGACTCGCTTAGAAGATATTGGCGATCTAGAAGGAGAAATTACCAAGGAATTCATCTCCAGCTTGGCTAAACAATACAGCATCAATATCATCGCCGGTTCAGTGGCTAGCCGTAATGATGCTGGGGTCACCAATCGTATGTATGTATTTAATCGATCAGGTGAGCTTGTTGGACAATACAGCAAGCTGCATTTGTTCCAGCTGATGGAGGAGCATTTGTATCTCCAACCGGGAGAAACTAAAGGACTCTTCACATTGGACGGCATCTTATGTGCAGGGCTAATCTGTTACGATATCCGTTTTCCGGAGTGGGTTCGCGCCCATACCGCACAAGGGGCGGAAATCCTGTTCGTCTGCGCTGAATGGCCACTGCCCAGGTTGTCCCACTGGCGGGCGCTGTTGATCAGCCGGGCCATCGAGAATCAATGTTATGTTGTAGCCTGCAACCGTGCAGGCAGCGATCCAGCCAATATCTTTGCTGGGCATTCTATGATTATTGATCCTTGGGGAGATATTGTGTGTGAAGCTTCTGAAGAGGAAGAAATTCTAACTGGAGATATCGATTTACATCAGGTGCGTGAGATTAGGAAACAAATTCCTATTTTTTCGGACAGACGTCCTGAGTTGTATAATTAA
- a CDS encoding GerAB/ArcD/ProY family transporter, which produces MSTEVKDRITAVQATIILANYTIAAGILTLPRTIVEASETPDVWISVFLGGVITLFTGLIIVKLSQRFPGQTIFQFSGKIIGKPLGVILSILVIVYFLCIASFEARSVQEVTSFFLLEGTPPWAIVAVFIWIAFYLCRGGLNAITSMCRLIVPIAWTVFVGVCLLSVEVFDIDNLRPFLGDGLGPVWKGIRPTILTFTAGEAMLFIVAFMDKPQKAVKVIIAGSCISTFFYLLAVVMTIGAFSIDGVVTRTWPFLDLVRSFEVNYLIFERFESLLLVIWIMQIFCTFCITIYAAALGVSQIFHKRFNSCLLAILPVAYVVSRTPPNVNALFALGTVVGNWMIVLFGLIPLPLLIIAHFRRAAS; this is translated from the coding sequence ATGAGTACCGAGGTTAAGGACCGAATTACTGCTGTTCAAGCAACGATCATATTAGCCAATTATACTATTGCGGCAGGGATACTTACACTTCCTCGGACGATTGTAGAGGCTAGTGAGACTCCAGACGTATGGATCTCCGTTTTTTTAGGGGGAGTGATTACCCTTTTTACAGGTTTAATTATAGTGAAGCTTAGTCAACGGTTTCCAGGTCAAACCATCTTTCAATTTAGCGGGAAAATCATTGGCAAGCCACTTGGAGTGATTCTCTCTATATTAGTGATTGTTTATTTTCTGTGCATAGCCAGTTTTGAAGCACGTTCCGTGCAGGAAGTGACCTCTTTTTTTCTGCTGGAGGGAACCCCTCCTTGGGCTATTGTTGCCGTGTTTATTTGGATAGCCTTCTATTTGTGCAGAGGAGGGCTTAATGCCATAACTAGCATGTGTAGGTTGATTGTTCCGATTGCATGGACAGTTTTTGTTGGGGTATGTTTGCTTAGTGTTGAAGTTTTTGATATCGATAATCTGCGGCCTTTTCTTGGAGATGGGTTAGGACCGGTATGGAAGGGCATCAGGCCAACCATTCTGACTTTTACTGCTGGTGAAGCGATGCTGTTCATTGTTGCTTTTATGGATAAGCCACAAAAAGCAGTAAAGGTAATTATTGCTGGATCATGTATATCAACGTTCTTTTATCTTTTAGCCGTTGTAATGACTATTGGTGCGTTTTCTATAGATGGAGTGGTCACAAGAACTTGGCCATTTCTTGATCTAGTGAGAAGCTTTGAGGTGAATTATCTTATTTTTGAGAGGTTTGAATCGCTGCTGCTGGTAATCTGGATTATGCAAATTTTCTGCACCTTCTGCATCACTATTTATGCTGCTGCTTTGGGAGTTTCTCAAATATTTCATAAACGATTTAATAGCTGCTTATTGGCTATACTTCCAGTAGCCTATGTAGTTTCCAGAACGCCTCCAAATGTGAATGCTCTGTTTGCATTAGGGACAGTTGTGGGGAATTGGATGATCGTTTTATTTGGATTAATTCCATTGCCGCTGTTAATCATCGCACATTTCCGGAGGGCGGCTTCATGA
- a CDS encoding lipoate--protein ligase family protein, whose amino-acid sequence MDTREYDSIISKLPSEMGLFQHLSAKDESKDTEAGSLEDMLVPFAFEETLCRDVGAGIIPPSLHLWSHSGGVALGLRDSKLPCAAQAMLMLEEQGIRTAVRHSGGAAVPLDSGIVNFSLVLPKGRGKLDFHDDFKLLAALITEAVAISHPQAAAQIEAGEIVGSYCPGDFDLAINGRKFCGIAQRRQNNAYFVHAFVVVSGSGQERGEQIRDFYAQASGGDSSLAYPRVRPETIAGLGELGGPEVATVFVEGIIQALIHRGVSLRPSGILQQETGYSLDYDDPRVLDATRVLRERYS is encoded by the coding sequence GTGGATACTCGTGAGTATGATTCAATAATTAGTAAACTTCCTTCAGAAATGGGGCTCTTTCAACATCTGAGTGCAAAGGATGAGAGCAAAGATACAGAAGCAGGGAGCCTAGAAGATATGTTGGTTCCATTCGCTTTTGAGGAAACCTTATGCAGGGATGTTGGAGCGGGCATTATACCTCCTAGCTTACATCTGTGGAGTCATTCTGGTGGTGTGGCGCTTGGACTTCGGGACAGTAAGCTACCGTGTGCAGCTCAGGCGATGCTTATGCTTGAGGAGCAAGGGATTAGAACGGCGGTTAGGCATTCAGGCGGGGCTGCGGTGCCTCTGGATTCAGGGATCGTTAATTTTTCTCTAGTTCTGCCCAAAGGACGTGGAAAGCTGGACTTTCATGATGACTTTAAGCTCTTGGCTGCTTTGATCACGGAAGCGGTTGCTATAAGTCATCCACAGGCTGCGGCGCAAATTGAGGCTGGTGAGATTGTTGGTTCTTACTGCCCGGGTGATTTCGATCTGGCCATTAATGGTCGGAAGTTTTGTGGGATCGCTCAGCGTAGGCAGAATAATGCTTATTTTGTACATGCATTTGTTGTAGTTTCTGGCTCGGGACAAGAACGCGGTGAACAAATCCGCGATTTCTATGCGCAAGCCTCCGGAGGAGACTCCTCATTAGCTTATCCACGGGTTCGTCCAGAGACGATTGCTGGACTTGGTGAACTCGGTGGACCTGAAGTGGCGACAGTGTTTGTGGAGGGAATTATTCAGGCTTTAATTCACCGGGGAGTGTCTCTTAGACCATCCGGGATTTTGCAGCAAGAGACAGGATACAGCTTGGACTATGATGATCCACGTGTGCTCGATGCAACGCGGGTGCTTCGCGAGCGGTATTCCTGA
- a CDS encoding phospholipase D-like domain-containing protein: MKTQRNMIDFLNYYLSGGSLARIMGVAGEEVERKLEGIDLEAARAYRQTLGGVITTSQQLFQLPGFSPSLLEQLTEVLGRLDSGKLKVLAPQTTWNNQVTPYVNGPECLGMILEEIRKAQHYIHLSVMLFFNDRSGNLVADELFYALKRGVKVRVMVNYTLTALGYGNNLEYGQFSKIADQLENAGAKLLNTFNSYYTAIEWRVKRKALEQEGVPESILFLQDKVQEDVEVTGLNVIDHRKFMVIDGVTSIIGSVNIGDQYTYETPVQASSAMSIDGHPQGIPSKEAEWHDGCFRIRGAAAQPLNAMFYSRWLLLGGDHFDVNDVFYYPDVDYHFGEEECTLLASFPGNPVNLIQQYYLDLITYAAEETIIVNPYLIDQDFWDRLGLLGPECSCNLNICNPLEVNDHPTNRAAVRGNMYMPFINGVSFYDYSATGRFSHWKITYDHRSQAVFHGSYNINERSACHDFELGMLVKGEAFAEQIKSMIDYDLSVSRKITSKSEFFKHPWLHPSTYLNKATQNYT, from the coding sequence ATGAAGACACAGAGAAATATGATTGATTTCTTGAATTATTATCTATCCGGCGGATCGCTTGCCCGTATTATGGGTGTAGCAGGAGAAGAGGTGGAGCGTAAGCTTGAGGGGATAGACCTAGAGGCTGCCAGAGCCTATCGTCAGACGCTTGGCGGGGTCATTACGACAAGTCAGCAGCTATTCCAACTTCCTGGATTTAGTCCAAGCTTACTGGAACAACTTACTGAAGTATTGGGCAGACTAGACTCAGGTAAGCTAAAGGTTCTGGCTCCGCAGACTACGTGGAATAATCAAGTAACACCTTACGTGAATGGTCCAGAGTGTCTAGGAATGATATTAGAGGAGATCAGAAAAGCGCAGCATTATATCCACCTGTCTGTCATGCTTTTTTTTAATGATCGTTCGGGGAATCTGGTTGCAGATGAACTGTTTTATGCTCTTAAGCGTGGCGTTAAGGTAAGGGTTATGGTCAATTACACATTGACGGCTTTGGGGTACGGAAATAATCTGGAGTACGGCCAGTTCTCCAAGATTGCTGATCAGCTTGAGAATGCAGGCGCCAAGCTGCTGAATACCTTCAATTCGTATTATACAGCCATTGAATGGCGGGTGAAACGAAAGGCGCTGGAGCAAGAGGGAGTGCCGGAAAGTATCCTGTTTCTGCAGGATAAAGTGCAAGAGGATGTTGAGGTTACAGGACTGAATGTCATCGATCATCGGAAGTTTATGGTCATAGATGGGGTAACCTCGATTATAGGCAGTGTAAACATTGGTGACCAATATACGTATGAGACCCCAGTTCAGGCGTCCTCTGCAATGAGTATAGACGGACATCCACAGGGGATTCCTAGTAAAGAGGCTGAGTGGCATGATGGCTGCTTCCGGATTCGCGGCGCTGCAGCGCAGCCTTTGAATGCGATGTTCTATTCTCGCTGGCTGCTACTAGGCGGAGATCATTTTGATGTGAATGATGTCTTTTATTATCCTGATGTAGATTATCATTTTGGTGAGGAAGAATGTACGCTGTTAGCAAGCTTTCCAGGTAACCCGGTTAACCTGATTCAACAATATTATCTGGATTTAATTACTTACGCGGCTGAGGAGACGATTATCGTGAATCCTTATTTGATTGATCAGGATTTTTGGGATCGGCTTGGGCTGCTTGGTCCGGAATGCTCGTGTAATTTGAACATTTGCAACCCGCTGGAGGTCAATGATCATCCTACAAATCGCGCGGCGGTAAGAGGCAATATGTATATGCCGTTTATTAACGGTGTTTCCTTCTATGACTACAGTGCCACCGGTCGATTTTCCCATTGGAAAATTACCTATGATCATAGATCACAAGCCGTTTTTCATGGTTCATATAATATCAACGAAAGAAGTGCCTGCCACGATTTTGAGCTGGGAATGCTGGTAAAAGGGGAGGCCTTTGCAGAGCAGATAAAGTCTATGATCGATTATGACCTGAGTGTCTCGCGGAAGATTACCAGTAAAAGTGAGTTCTTTAAGCATCCTTGGCTACACCCTAGTACTTATCTGAATAAGGCAACCCAGAATTATACTTGA
- a CDS encoding putative quinol monooxygenase, whose protein sequence is MIIIHAVLKVNPERREQFLTESKALLAATHAEEGNLSYELYENAGEANSFIMIEQWHDAEAVSSHNTSAHFTAFSAKAGEFLAAPLDVKVFSAEQVK, encoded by the coding sequence ATGATCATTATTCATGCTGTACTTAAAGTTAATCCAGAGCGTCGTGAACAGTTTTTGACGGAGTCTAAAGCATTACTGGCTGCTACTCATGCTGAAGAGGGTAACCTTTCTTATGAGCTATATGAGAATGCTGGAGAAGCCAACTCATTTATTATGATTGAGCAATGGCATGATGCTGAAGCAGTATCCAGCCACAATACGAGCGCTCATTTCACTGCTTTCTCAGCTAAAGCTGGCGAATTCTTGGCTGCTCCTCTAGATGTTAAAGTATTTAGCGCAGAACAGGTAAAATAA
- a CDS encoding Ger(x)C family spore germination protein codes for MKKWRVSITFLILCILLTGCWSSTPVEELSMEIGVALDSAEETGDEEATQQGGGGNPMPAQIMSTYQFTIPQGSGGSGMKSGASPSSTRNYYNMSEVSDSMFEALRALSLRTRRTPIGHHLKVIVIGEKLARSTKFSELIDFFSRDNDIRPSVLLYVSKGKARDVLENALPGQTPSFVLEGIFVNRSRSTRIWEPVSIAKVAGPLHGKRSFMLQNVISLEKEKETKLDGAGVIKGKTGKLVGFFDASELEGMVWLTGKGEGGALKAYDPSNNKLITYEIKSLGSKYKAIVKDGKISFHVKIESTGRYGEAFAKSAKKLHDGIVKEDKAVLEKHVVDMLQVTVKKMQKELHTEVAGFGNALRIQHPAVWRSVEDNWDETFSEIPITYEVKLNIEEYGASDTSAE; via the coding sequence ATGAAAAAGTGGAGAGTGTCGATTACATTTCTTATATTATGTATTCTGTTGACCGGTTGCTGGAGCAGCACACCTGTTGAGGAGTTGAGTATGGAGATTGGTGTTGCCCTGGACAGTGCGGAGGAGACAGGGGATGAGGAGGCAACTCAGCAAGGAGGTGGGGGGAATCCCATGCCTGCCCAAATAATGAGTACCTATCAGTTTACGATTCCTCAAGGCTCAGGAGGGTCAGGTATGAAGTCTGGGGCTTCCCCATCCTCAACCAGAAATTACTATAACATGAGTGAAGTAAGTGATTCGATGTTTGAAGCATTACGGGCACTTTCACTGCGTACTAGACGTACTCCGATCGGACATCACCTTAAGGTCATTGTGATCGGTGAGAAGCTTGCACGCTCTACTAAGTTTTCTGAGTTAATTGATTTCTTTAGCAGGGATAACGATATTCGTCCCAGTGTTCTACTATATGTCAGCAAGGGAAAAGCCAGAGATGTATTGGAAAATGCGCTGCCGGGCCAAACCCCTTCATTTGTATTAGAGGGGATTTTTGTGAATAGAAGTCGGAGCACGAGGATATGGGAGCCAGTTTCAATAGCTAAAGTAGCGGGTCCTTTGCATGGTAAAAGAAGTTTCATGTTGCAGAATGTAATATCTTTAGAAAAAGAGAAGGAGACAAAGCTGGATGGAGCAGGCGTAATTAAAGGGAAAACGGGAAAACTCGTTGGTTTTTTTGATGCATCGGAGCTGGAAGGAATGGTCTGGCTGACTGGAAAGGGAGAGGGGGGTGCTCTCAAAGCATACGACCCGTCTAACAATAAGCTCATTACCTATGAAATCAAATCCCTGGGTAGCAAGTATAAGGCTATTGTGAAGGATGGGAAGATCTCCTTTCATGTGAAAATAGAATCTACGGGGAGATATGGTGAGGCTTTTGCTAAGAGTGCGAAGAAGTTACATGACGGCATTGTAAAGGAGGATAAAGCAGTGCTAGAGAAGCATGTCGTAGACATGCTTCAGGTCACTGTGAAAAAAATGCAGAAGGAGCTGCATACAGAGGTTGCAGGTTTCGGCAACGCTTTGCGTATTCAACATCCAGCCGTATGGCGGAGCGTAGAGGATAACTGGGATGAAACCTTTAGCGAGATTCCGATTACCTATGAAGTGAAACTGAATATTGAAGAGTATGGTGCATCAGATACATCGGCTGAATAG
- a CDS encoding CHAD domain-containing protein has translation MTGDKLTKERQLTKTKQWEQALNHLYINFWDYSHDALNKFADEDIHQARVNCRKLLSLLSILDPRHTSGLYPIFKKAQKRLGKVRDADVLIESFKNKRKQAKENGDSKTADLLKAVIAYQKDKRKTYRKKLTNELPELINEGLEEKWKTFLSEQLEALVAKKNVNVVMRELEIAYEQKKKTCKAIFHEDNAESKEAFDALHQLRIAAKELRYTASAADFALNQKFHAHEEIYKEIQDQLGLINDKRLWLETLNAIGREELDIGKKTWNAFTSQLKDEVLDALHQNDVIPIQTQTK, from the coding sequence ATGACAGGAGACAAGCTGACCAAAGAACGACAGCTAACCAAAACAAAGCAATGGGAACAAGCCCTTAACCACCTTTATATCAACTTTTGGGATTACAGCCATGACGCATTAAATAAATTCGCTGATGAAGATATCCACCAGGCAAGAGTGAACTGCCGTAAGCTGCTAAGTCTATTATCCATTCTTGATCCGCGGCACACTTCAGGCCTGTACCCTATTTTCAAAAAAGCGCAAAAGAGATTAGGTAAAGTGAGAGATGCAGATGTTCTAATAGAATCTTTTAAGAACAAGCGCAAGCAAGCGAAGGAGAACGGAGATTCTAAAACTGCAGACCTGTTAAAGGCAGTGATTGCTTACCAAAAGGACAAGCGCAAAACTTACCGCAAGAAGCTCACTAATGAGCTGCCTGAACTAATCAATGAAGGCCTCGAGGAAAAGTGGAAGACCTTCCTAAGCGAGCAGCTTGAAGCCCTAGTCGCAAAAAAGAATGTTAACGTTGTTATGCGTGAGCTTGAGATCGCTTATGAGCAGAAGAAAAAAACCTGTAAAGCTATTTTTCATGAAGACAATGCCGAATCTAAAGAAGCCTTCGACGCTTTGCACCAGCTAAGAATTGCCGCTAAGGAACTGCGCTATACCGCGAGTGCAGCCGATTTTGCGTTAAATCAGAAATTTCATGCGCATGAGGAGATCTATAAGGAGATTCAAGATCAACTTGGGCTGATTAACGACAAACGTCTGTGGCTAGAAACACTGAATGCTATTGGACGTGAAGAACTGGACATCGGTAAAAAAACATGGAATGCCTTCACATCTCAATTAAAGGATGAAGTGCTCGATGCACTGCATCAGAATGATGTCATTCCTATCCAGACACAAACGAAGTAG
- a CDS encoding MarR family winged helix-turn-helix transcriptional regulator, translated as MTEHCPEEEHIFELLQALNKGISPKFERCAGISPTRLRLLHELFRVDEVSQISLQKEMEIDGAAVTRHLKGLEESGMIARRNNPADNRVTLVSLTDQGRERMVKYSEEKRRFIATLLTGFNDQERAVLIDMLNRLQSNIILL; from the coding sequence TTGACGGAGCACTGTCCTGAGGAAGAGCATATATTTGAACTGCTGCAGGCTTTAAACAAAGGAATCTCTCCAAAATTCGAACGTTGTGCCGGGATTAGTCCCACACGGCTTCGCCTCCTGCACGAACTGTTTCGGGTAGACGAAGTCAGCCAAATCAGTCTGCAAAAGGAAATGGAGATTGATGGGGCAGCCGTCACACGTCATCTGAAGGGATTGGAAGAGAGTGGCATGATCGCCCGCCGCAATAACCCAGCCGATAACAGGGTCACATTGGTCTCATTAACCGATCAAGGTCGGGAAAGAATGGTTAAATATAGCGAAGAGAAAAGGCGGTTTATCGCTACTTTGCTAACAGGTTTTAACGATCAGGAGCGAGCAGTGCTCATTGATATGCTTAATCGTCTGCAATCTAATATCATTCTGTTGTAA
- a CDS encoding ArsR/SmtB family transcription factor — protein sequence MNTEIQQFKTEFFKALAHPMRIRILELLSEGEKNVNELQAILGSEGSAVSQQLAVLRAKNVVTSVKEGTTVIYALRDPLIKDLLVVAKQIFDNHLVNTISLLEGMRGE from the coding sequence ATGAACACCGAAATTCAGCAATTTAAGACCGAATTCTTCAAGGCGCTGGCTCATCCGATGCGTATTCGTATTCTGGAGCTGCTCAGCGAAGGTGAGAAGAATGTGAATGAACTGCAGGCTATTCTCGGCTCGGAAGGTTCTGCTGTATCCCAGCAGCTAGCTGTTTTACGCGCCAAAAATGTAGTAACCAGTGTGAAAGAAGGCACCACAGTCATTTATGCCTTACGTGATCCTCTGATCAAGGACCTTCTGGTTGTGGCCAAACAAATATTTGATAACCATCTCGTGAATACCATTTCATTGCTGGAAGGCATGCGCGGCGAGTGA
- a CDS encoding nitroreductase family protein produces MNATKTNDFQEIITGRRSIRKYDPSVKISKEEMTQILTEATLAPSSVNMQPWRFLVIESDEAKATLAPLARFNNVQVETSAAMIAIFGDLNNFDYAEEIYGTAVERGLMPAEVKENQLTRLSAHFANLPREINRDTVLIDGALVAMQLMLVARAHGYDTNPIGGFEKDQIAAAFGMEKDRYVPVMLLSIGKAVDAGYPSVRLPIDKVAEWK; encoded by the coding sequence ATGAACGCTACAAAAACAAATGACTTTCAAGAAATTATTACAGGACGCCGCTCTATCCGCAAATATGATCCATCCGTTAAAATCAGCAAAGAAGAAATGACACAGATCCTTACCGAAGCTACACTTGCTCCATCTTCAGTGAACATGCAGCCTTGGCGTTTTCTGGTCATTGAAAGTGACGAAGCTAAAGCTACTTTAGCGCCTCTCGCTCGTTTTAATAACGTACAAGTAGAGACTTCTGCAGCTATGATTGCCATCTTTGGTGATCTGAACAACTTCGATTATGCTGAAGAAATTTACGGTACTGCTGTTGAACGTGGACTTATGCCTGCTGAAGTAAAAGAAAATCAATTAACCAGATTATCCGCTCATTTCGCTAACCTGCCACGGGAAATTAACAGAGACACCGTGCTTATCGATGGCGCACTTGTTGCTATGCAGCTGATGCTGGTTGCTCGTGCACATGGTTACGATACAAACCCAATTGGTGGATTTGAAAAAGACCAAATCGCTGCAGCGTTTGGTATGGAAAAAGATCGTTATGTTCCTGTAATGCTACTCTCCATTGGTAAAGCTGTTGATGCAGGTTACCCATCTGTTCGTCTGCCTATCGATAAAGTTGCTGAGTGGAAATAA
- a CDS encoding spore germination protein, which yields MWGSILELIPKWSVIFQGFMIFFVPFILIRTTSWARAKEDTISTRAKKAAGSIGGGVPYGETSIGTNGTKKVAKPDGSADLSEGPTGASYSGQFREDLQRFKEMSTDMHDVSFRELRIGGIKLQAALIFVDGLTDKDKMDRNILKPLMDAYQVFKDPHTIPEAKDLKDILIHEIVLISEVEFTDNVKLSLQKVLFGSVVLLVEGIPEAIVLSTPKGNTRGIEEPESEAVLRGSRSGFNETLSDNTALLRRHGQSTELAMISFTVGKRMKKDLVLTYIKDIANDELVEEVKRRIRTIDIDDVQESGYVEQLIEDNSFTPFQQIQNTERPDRVMAALLEGRVAILLDGTPFALIMPVSFGMLLQSPEDYYDRWMVGSLVRLLRFLAALISMFAPALYISFLSFQPGLIPTKLAISIISSRQGVPFSVLIEALIMETSIEILREAGLRLPKPIGPAMGIVGGLIIGQAAVEAGIVSPILVIVVSVTAISSFTIPMYSAGMTLRTLRFVAMFSAAVFGLYGVVLFFLFLSAHLIKLRSFGMPYLGMFIPYKIKDWKDFIFRMPLQFLTGRPTLLKPKDPRRKG from the coding sequence GTGTGGGGTAGTATTTTAGAGCTAATTCCTAAATGGAGCGTAATTTTCCAAGGTTTTATGATCTTTTTCGTTCCGTTTATTCTAATTCGTACGACGAGTTGGGCTAGGGCAAAGGAAGATACGATAAGTACTAGAGCAAAAAAAGCTGCCGGCAGCATAGGCGGGGGTGTTCCTTACGGAGAAACATCTATAGGGACTAACGGCACGAAAAAGGTTGCTAAGCCAGATGGATCGGCTGATCTAAGTGAAGGTCCTACAGGAGCAAGCTATAGCGGTCAATTTCGGGAGGATTTGCAACGATTTAAAGAGATGAGCACAGATATGCATGATGTGAGTTTTCGGGAGTTGCGTATCGGAGGTATAAAGCTGCAAGCGGCCCTTATATTTGTAGATGGATTGACGGATAAAGATAAAATGGATCGGAATATTCTGAAGCCTTTAATGGATGCTTATCAGGTCTTTAAGGATCCCCATACGATACCGGAAGCAAAGGATCTAAAAGATATTCTCATTCATGAAATTGTGCTTATTTCGGAAGTTGAGTTTACGGATAATGTGAAGCTCTCGCTTCAAAAGGTGTTGTTCGGCTCTGTAGTGCTGCTAGTGGAAGGGATACCGGAGGCTATTGTGCTCAGCACCCCGAAGGGGAACACAAGAGGGATAGAGGAGCCTGAATCAGAGGCAGTCTTGCGGGGATCACGAAGCGGATTTAATGAGACGTTAAGTGACAACACAGCATTACTGCGCAGGCACGGGCAAAGCACAGAGCTAGCGATGATTTCGTTTACTGTAGGAAAGAGAATGAAGAAGGATTTGGTTCTAACTTATATCAAAGATATCGCGAATGATGAACTTGTCGAAGAAGTCAAACGAAGAATTAGGACGATTGATATAGATGATGTGCAAGAATCTGGTTATGTGGAGCAATTAATCGAAGATAATAGCTTCACGCCATTCCAGCAGATTCAGAATACGGAAAGACCTGACCGCGTAATGGCAGCGCTACTGGAAGGGAGAGTAGCTATTTTACTGGATGGCACTCCCTTTGCTCTGATTATGCCAGTTTCCTTCGGGATGCTGCTGCAATCACCTGAGGATTATTACGATCGGTGGATGGTGGGTTCGTTGGTGCGCTTACTGCGTTTTCTCGCGGCATTGATATCAATGTTTGCACCGGCACTATATATTTCCTTCCTCTCCTTTCAGCCAGGATTGATTCCGACAAAGTTGGCTATTTCAATCATCAGCTCCCGCCAAGGTGTACCTTTTTCGGTATTAATCGAAGCATTGATTATGGAGACCTCAATCGAAATATTACGGGAGGCTGGACTCCGGCTGCCTAAACCTATCGGTCCTGCAATGGGGATTGTTGGCGGTCTAATCATCGGTCAAGCCGCGGTAGAAGCCGGAATTGTGAGTCCAATTCTAGTCATCGTTGTTTCAGTTACAGCAATTTCTTCCTTCACCATCCCTATGTATAGTGCTGGAATGACACTTCGCACGCTCCGTTTTGTAGCTATGTTTTCTGCAGCAGTCTTTGGATTATATGGAGTTGTGTTATTTTTCCTTTTCCTGAGTGCCCATTTAATCAAGCTAAGAAGCTTTGGCATGCCTTATCTTGGCATGTTCATACCGTATAAGATTAAGGATTGGAAAGATTTTATATTCCGTATGCCACTGCAATTTCTAACAGGCCGCCCTACGCTGTTGAAGCCGAAGGACCCCCGACGCAAAGGGTGA